In one window of Episyrphus balteatus chromosome 3, idEpiBalt1.1, whole genome shotgun sequence DNA:
- the LOC129914959 gene encoding uncharacterized protein LOC129914959: MFPTETEMQRVCDELKHNRDWETVTKQWIHTMPFRRDIISQSSDIDLQTVLQEWPLYKYSRAPELIAMDYNFIKPNNGFDFTKWEQFLKIALELFTARIKCSALKSFLNEFRENIDDLDIDNVNIGYATLLHGVLPPSSQQFHGKLKKFTIEDTRSSFTLEVECANQIEPMLKIKREECLKSKTKLQPLIIVVGERFHYNNFYVSLDIQVLRIQYWTK, encoded by the exons ATGTTTCCTACAGAAACCGAGATGCAAAGGGTTTGCGACGAGCTGAAACATAACCGGGACTGGGAAACAGTTACTAAACAATGGATACACACTATGCCATTCAGGAGGGATATAATTTCCCAAAGCTCTGACATTGACCTCCAGACAGTCCTTCAGGAGTGGCCGCTTTACAAATATTCACGAGCGCCAGAACTG ATTGCCATGgattacaattttataaaaCCGAATAATGGGTTCGACTTCACCAAATgggaacaatttttgaaaatagccCTAGAATTGTTCACAGCGAGGATCAAGTGCAGCGCTCTTAAATCATTCCTCAATGAATTCAGGGAGAATATTGACGACCTTGACATAG aTAACGTCAATATTGGCTATGCAACTCTGTTACATGGAGTGTTGCCTCCATCATCGCagcaattccatggtaaattgaaaaaattcacaattgaagataCAAGATCGTCTTTCACTCTGGAAGTGGAATGTGCAAACCAGATCGAACctatgctaaaaataaaaagggaGGAATGTTTAAAGTCGAAAACAAAACTGCAGCCCTTAATAATTGTTGTTGGTGAGAGatttcattataataatttttacgtATCCTTGGACA TCCAAGTTCTACGTATACAGTActggacaaaataa